In Topomyia yanbarensis strain Yona2022 chromosome 2, ASM3024719v1, whole genome shotgun sequence, one DNA window encodes the following:
- the LOC131684953 gene encoding small ribosomal subunit protein uS14 yields the protein MGFADLWYSHPRTYGQGSRFCRACSNNHGMIRKYGLNICRQCFREYAKDIGFRKLD from the exons ATGGGTTTTGCTGATCTCTGGTATTCGCATCCTCGTACCTACGGACAAGGCTCTCGATTCTG TCGAGCCTGTTCCAACAATCACGGAATGATTAGAAAGTATGGCTTAAATATCTGCCGGCAGTGTTTCCGAGAATACGCCAAGGATATTGGATTCCGTAAG CTGGACTGA